A single window of Culicoides brevitarsis isolate CSIRO-B50_1 chromosome 3, AGI_CSIRO_Cbre_v1, whole genome shotgun sequence DNA harbors:
- the LOC134834404 gene encoding trypsin-4-like translates to MKFLIFCVAFWCGATLALPQSELIRRPVSDHRIVGGFQTAIQTFPYQVSLMRSGTHICGGSIISSKWVLTAAHCTNGYTANYFAVRVGSSNKMIGGAIVGIKTIIQHENFNRFTIDFDYALLELEHTLPRTKKIQSIALPKQGANLPDNVKLLVSGWGDTRSNTESKVILRAATVLHINHDICNGAYAEFGGITDQMICAGYLAQGGRDSCQGDSGGPLAGNGTLYGVVSWGYDCASPGYPGVYAKVSAIRTWIGAKTGI, encoded by the exons atgaaatttctaattttctgtGTGGCTTTTTGGTGCGGAGCTACGTTGGCCTTGCCTCAAAGTGAGCTGATACGAAGACCAGTGTCAGACCATCGCATTGTTGGAGGATTTCAAACGGCCATACAAACGTTTCCGTATCAAGTTTCTTTGATGAGATCTGGGACTCATATTTGTGGAGGATCAATT ataAGCTCAAAATGGGTTCTAACAGCGGCTCATTGTACCAATGGCTATACCGCGAATTATTTTGCCGTTCGCGTTGGTTCTTCTAACAAAATGATCGGCGGAGCTATCGTCGGAATAAAAACCATTATTCAGCATGAAAATTTCAACCGGTTCACCATCGACTTTGACTACGCCCTCCTCGAATTGGAGCACACCTTGCcccgaacgaaaaaaatccaaagtaTCGCTCTACCAAAGCAAGGCGCCAATTTACCAGACAACGTAAAGTTACTCGTAAGTGGCTGGGGCGATACTCGAAGCAACACAGAATCGAAAGTAATTCTACGAGCCGCTACTGTTTTGCACATCAATCACGATATCTGCAACGGAGCTTATGCCGAATTCGGTGGCATCACAGACCAGATGATTTGTGCAGGTTATCTTGCTCAAGGAGGCCGAGACTCATGCCAAGGCGATAGCGGAGGTCCATTAGCGGGAAATGGAACTTTATATGGCGTCGTTTCATGGGGATATGATTGTGCATCGCCCGGCTATCCAGGAGTCTATGCGAAAGTTTCTGCTATTCGTACGTGGATTGGAGCCAAAAcaggaatttaa
- the LOC134834692 gene encoding glucose dehydrogenase [FAD, quinone]-like: MDQLLGQCASHSIGNANQLFGLMIQTLIAAQCSLSPPDMWPTDYASTALKNGLDEYDFVVVGAGSGGSTVAGRLSEVNDFKILVLEAGGDPPIESEVPLLAFGQQRSKVTWNHYCEKSDKSSLSLPKGSYWPSGKLLGGSSGVNAMLYVRGNSRDYDRWEEMGCTDWGWKTVLKYFMKSEDQQQPSYLQDGNEKFHAAGGPLKVGSFMSADVMKYIVADAAIELGYREVLDINGGSYLGFSTPGGTLHQGKRWSAAKAFLNSAKDRENLNIIKHATATKIEFDDKKRAKGVHFVLETPQGPKKMFVKAKKEVIVASGTVNSAKLLLLSGVGPEKHLKEMQIPVVQDLQVGENLQDHIVIPLFYSYHKTNSLPFDVTQFVSDFFAYVMHRVGPFSHMGALDMMGFINTENKTDKFPDIQYHFFKFDRQTPQFDVIFENFGFDAGINEKIVAMNQDAHTLVVLVTLLQQTDRGNVKLRSSDPFDAPKITTGYFETPTDVKTAIRGIRKFREFHKTQVFRDHEVEEIQIPLPHCSAPHDSDAYWDCYSRSVGTTLYHPVGTAKMGPESDANAVVDPQLRVRGIKGLRVIDASIMPRIVSGNTNAPTIMIGERGADFIKEDYQGKRDEL; encoded by the coding sequence gaCTCGACGAATACGATTTCGTAGTTGTTGGTGCAGGCAGCGGTGGCTCTACCGTAGCTGGTCGTCTCTCGGAAGTCAATGACTTTAAAATTCTTGTTCTCGAAGCCGGTGGTGATCCCCCCATCGAATCTGAAGTTCCTCTTCTCGCATTCGGACAACAACGCAGCAAAGTCACGTGGAACCATTATTGCGAAAAATCCGACAAAAGCAGCCTAAGCTTACCTAAAGGCAGTTACTGGCCCAGTGGAAAATTGCTGGGCGGCTCAAGTGGCGTCAACGCGATGTTGTACGTTCGAGGAAACTCTCGCGACTACGATCGCTGGGAAGAAATGGGCTGCACCGATTGGGGCTGGAAAacagttttgaaatatttcatgaagTCCGAAGATCAACAGCAGCCGAGTTATTTGCAGGATGGAAATGAGAAGTTCCACGCAGCAGGAGGTCCTTTAAAAGTTGGTTCTTTCATGAGTGCGGATGTGATGAAATATATTGTCGCTGATGCTGCCATCGAATTGGGCTATCGCGAGGTCTTAGACATCAATGGGGGAAGTTATTTGGGATTTTCCACGCCTGGCGGGACTTTGCATCAAGGCAAACGTTGGAGCGCAGCAAAAGCTTTCTTAAATTCCGCCAAAGATCGCGAGAATTTGAACATTATCAAGCATGCAACTGCCACAAAAATCGAATTTGACGacaaaaaacgagcaaaagGCGTTCATTTTGTCCTTGAAACGCCCCAAGGTCCCAAGAAAATGTTCGTTAAAGCCAAAAAAGAGGTAATTGTCGCTTCAGGAACTGTTAATTCTGCCAAACTCTTGTTACTTTCCGGCGTTGGACCTGAAAAACACTTGAAAGAAATGCAAATCCCGGTCGTTCAAGATCTCCAAGTCGGCGAAAACCTCCAAGATCACATCGTAATCCCCCTTTTCTACTCCTATCACAAGACAAACTCCCTGCCTTTTGATGTAACGCAGTTCGTAAGTGACTTTTTCGCTTATGTAATGCATCGCGTTGGTCCATTCAGCCACATGGGAGCCTTAGACATGATGGGATTCATCAACACGGAAAATAAAACCGATAAATTCCCCGATATCCAATatcatttcttcaaatttgacCGTCAAACTCCGCAATTTGacgtaattttcgaaaatttcggcTTTGACGCtggaattaacgaaaaaattgtcgCCATGAACCAAGATGCGCATACTTTGGTCGTTCTTGTGACTTTACTTCAACAAACGGACCGCGGAAATGTCAAATTGAGAAGTTCTGATCCTTTTGATGCGCCAAAAATCACCACAGGTTACTTTGAAACCCCCACCGATGTGAAGACCGCCATCCGGGGCATTCGAAAATTCCGTGAATTCCACAAAACGCAAGTTTTCCGGGATCACGAAGTCGAAGAAATTCAAATTCCGTTGCCACATTGCTCAGCGCCACACGATTCTGACGCCTATTGGGACTGCTACAGTCGTTCGGTGGGCACGACACTTTATCATCCAGTCGGCACAGCGAAAATGGGACCCGAAAGTGATGCAAATGCCGTTGTTGATCCCCAATTACGCGTACGAGGCATCAAGGGATTACGTGTCATCGATGCCAGTATCATGCCACGCATCGTGAGTGGCAACACGAATGCACCGACAATCATGATCGGGGAACGCGGTGCCGATTTCATTAAAGAAGATTACCAAGGTAAACGAGACGAGCTCTAA